In Hallerella succinigenes, the following are encoded in one genomic region:
- a CDS encoding DUF7723 family protein, protein MSELQLKEIADNADMIIANYSFTVMENGDIKILYLSNPDQACVLNKDGDMIMSSMDDGRLALVQAYYLKNKDLIGKD, encoded by the coding sequence ATGTCCGAGCTACAGCTTAAAGAGATTGCCGACAACGCAGACATGATTATCGCAAACTATTCGTTTACCGTTATGGAAAACGGCGACATCAAGATACTTTATCTAAGCAATCCTGACCAAGCCTGTGTGCTCAACAAAGATGGCGACATGATAATGTCTTCGATGGATGATGGCCGCCTCGCTCTTGTACAAGCCTATTATTTGAAAAACAAGGACTTGATTGGTAAAGACTGA
- a CDS encoding ATP-dependent helicase gives MNDLLSKLNPEQLSAVQTTEGYVRVMAGAGTGKTKALTARYCYLVSELGISPANILTVTFTNRAANEMKARMRSILGDADLGFISTIHAFCTRFLKEEIHHLGYPKNFIILDTEDEREMLQRIFADMKITLRDTTMQRTIDQVLEAKKFTPGYISGFIQISAEELQQCIEKEKDKNNEIFLRYLYEQKKNYGLDFNDLINFTLYILENFPDAREKWEKRIEYVMVDEFQDVSEKQYKIARILSGKHKNLFIVGDSDQTIYSWRGSHVRLFLDFDKKYPSAKTIVLTENYRSTPQILRMSNELISHNVLRFPKELNAVRPNGAKPLYFHSKSPKDETEWIADSIQTLVKQGAVLSDIAVLYRSHFLSRGVEEILIQRKIPYRVLSGVSFYERREIKDVVAYLRMLTTQDDIAFLRTINVPSRKIGKKKIQFLKEYANANRISLWNALLENQDSAVFKGTNIQNYIHAINTTKKSIADKKLDDILDEVLDLSGYTEFIRMDADQDRLDNIAEFKQNAELAAKDPDENLETFLSRVALYGNLDKEERKNAVKLLSIHAAKGLEFRFVFVTGLEEGVFPSAQIETAEEMEEERRIAYVAFTRAKERLFLSENEGGGSANLSKFPSRFIFDAGEHNLEFVRPLPDDLKKKALQHIQQDTERLELLQNLLFVGDRIRHAVFGEGTILEIDAKNSSYVIQFDKLETTRNLQFTAKFERL, from the coding sequence TTGAACGACCTGCTTTCAAAACTCAACCCGGAACAGCTTTCGGCTGTACAGACAACCGAAGGGTATGTGCGGGTCATGGCAGGCGCCGGAACGGGAAAAACAAAAGCTTTAACCGCCAGATACTGCTATCTCGTTTCAGAGCTCGGCATTTCTCCTGCAAATATCCTCACGGTGACTTTTACCAACCGCGCCGCAAACGAAATGAAGGCGCGAATGCGTTCGATTCTCGGCGATGCGGACTTGGGCTTCATCAGTACCATTCACGCCTTCTGCACGCGTTTTTTGAAGGAAGAAATCCATCATCTCGGCTACCCGAAAAATTTCATTATCCTCGATACCGAAGATGAACGGGAAATGCTCCAGCGCATTTTCGCCGACATGAAGATTACCCTCCGCGACACGACGATGCAGCGGACGATCGACCAGGTTTTAGAGGCGAAGAAATTCACGCCGGGATACATCTCCGGTTTCATTCAGATTTCCGCCGAAGAATTGCAGCAGTGCATTGAAAAGGAAAAAGACAAGAACAACGAAATCTTCTTGCGTTATCTCTACGAGCAAAAAAAGAACTACGGCCTGGACTTTAACGACCTGATCAACTTTACCCTGTACATTCTCGAGAACTTCCCCGACGCCCGTGAAAAATGGGAAAAGCGAATTGAATATGTGATGGTTGATGAATTCCAGGACGTGAGCGAAAAGCAGTACAAGATCGCCCGTATTCTTTCGGGAAAGCACAAGAACCTTTTTATTGTGGGCGATAGCGATCAGACGATTTATTCCTGGCGCGGTTCCCATGTTCGACTGTTTTTAGACTTTGATAAAAAATATCCGAGCGCAAAGACGATTGTGCTCACAGAAAATTACCGCAGCACGCCACAGATTTTGCGGATGTCAAACGAGCTGATTTCGCACAACGTACTGCGCTTTCCCAAGGAACTGAACGCGGTTCGCCCAAACGGAGCAAAGCCTCTTTATTTTCACAGCAAATCACCAAAAGACGAAACGGAATGGATTGCAGATAGCATTCAGACGCTCGTGAAACAGGGCGCGGTCCTAAGCGATATCGCGGTGCTGTACCGTTCGCATTTTCTTTCTCGCGGAGTAGAAGAAATTTTAATTCAGCGAAAGATTCCCTACCGTGTTCTTTCGGGAGTCTCTTTTTACGAACGCCGTGAAATCAAAGATGTCGTCGCTTACCTGCGCATGCTCACGACGCAAGACGACATCGCTTTTTTGCGAACGATCAATGTGCCTAGCCGTAAAATCGGTAAAAAGAAAATCCAGTTCCTCAAAGAATACGCAAACGCCAATCGCATTTCGCTTTGGAACGCCTTGCTCGAAAATCAGGACAGCGCCGTTTTCAAAGGCACAAACATTCAGAACTACATCCACGCGATCAACACCACAAAGAAAAGCATCGCCGACAAAAAACTCGACGACATTCTCGACGAAGTGCTAGACCTTTCCGGCTACACGGAATTCATCCGCATGGACGCGGACCAGGATCGTTTGGACAACATCGCGGAATTCAAGCAGAACGCGGAACTTGCGGCAAAAGATCCGGACGAGAATTTAGAAACGTTCCTTTCGCGCGTGGCGCTATATGGGAACCTCGACAAGGAAGAACGCAAAAACGCGGTCAAACTTTTGAGCATTCACGCAGCCAAAGGTTTAGAATTTCGATTTGTCTTTGTGACAGGCCTTGAAGAAGGTGTATTCCCGAGTGCACAGATCGAGACGGCAGAAGAGATGGAAGAAGAACGCCGCATTGCCTATGTAGCGTTTACCCGTGCCAAGGAAAGGTTATTCCTTTCGGAAAACGAAGGCGGTGGAAGTGCGAACCTGAGCAAATTCCCGTCGCGATTCATCTTTGATGCGGGCGAACACAACTTGGAATTTGTACGTCCGCTTCCCGATGATTTGAAAAAGAAAGCCTTGCAGCACATTCAGCAGGATACCGAGCGGTTGGAGCTCTTGCAGAACCTGCTCTTTGTCGGCGACCGGATACGACATGCGGTTTTTGGCGAAGGAACTATCCTAGAAATCGACGCCAAGAATTCGAGTTACGTGATTCAATTTGATAAGCTTGAGACCACCCGAAATTTACAGTTTACTGCCAAGTTTGAGCGGCTTTAA
- a CDS encoding DUF3392 family protein, with protein sequence MNFEEKCKIVFSDRRTSCITHVPPLSPRIFIFLAMQPYIHQFANFLRLHMDSISVGLVATFLIIYGGKINGYFKKITKSIPFVARFALFVVLCSAGYAFLTSQMVKYLKTFLRVQPDLPLIGIIAGAFLVLAFLARSGKDI encoded by the coding sequence GTGAATTTTGAAGAAAAATGCAAAATAGTTTTTTCAGATAGAAGAACATCCTGTATTACCCATGTCCCCCCGCTCTCCCCTCGAATATTTATATTCCTAGCCATGCAGCCCTACATTCACCAGTTTGCCAATTTTTTGCGTTTGCACATGGATTCCATTTCGGTGGGTCTTGTGGCCACTTTTTTGATTATTTACGGTGGAAAAATCAACGGGTATTTTAAGAAGATTACAAAGAGCATCCCGTTTGTGGCGCGCTTTGCCTTGTTTGTGGTTTTGTGCAGCGCGGGCTATGCGTTTTTGACGTCCCAGATGGTGAAGTATTTGAAAACTTTTTTACGTGTTCAACCGGACTTGCCGTTAATCGGGATCATTGCCGGAGCCTTTCTTGTGCTAGCGTTTCTTGCTAGAAGCGGCAAGGATATTTAG
- a CDS encoding lysoplasmalogenase family protein translates to MNASIKMKIVYIVLTVLMVTFFVRDWYVYLVGCGAVEQCLQDSSHYQNYAKFAVTLIVTIVTFSIGKNQVSPQDRKFLQAGFVMALCADFCLKILHNVSALFKHSSDYTLLGICFFMVVQALFIYRHSRTSDEDYHFPWILFVPFGVMFVSNAALIFTLGNSVNAEPLTSNPALVPIIATYGTFLICSLIVACKAPKVGYFPVHNATLIKRGMILFFCCDACVGISLATGPDYSVQEHVATIANNFVWYFYTPALILLARSGFKSANLEHS, encoded by the coding sequence ATGAATGCATCTATAAAAATGAAGATTGTATACATCGTTTTGACTGTATTGATGGTAACTTTCTTTGTTCGGGACTGGTATGTTTATCTGGTGGGCTGCGGAGCCGTGGAACAGTGCTTGCAAGATTCGAGCCATTACCAGAATTATGCAAAGTTTGCCGTGACGCTGATTGTAACGATCGTGACTTTTTCCATTGGAAAAAATCAAGTTTCGCCGCAGGATCGTAAGTTTTTGCAGGCTGGATTCGTGATGGCGCTCTGTGCAGATTTTTGCCTTAAGATTTTGCACAACGTAAGCGCACTTTTTAAGCACAGCTCGGATTATACGCTTCTCGGAATCTGCTTCTTTATGGTTGTGCAAGCTTTGTTCATTTATCGTCATAGTCGAACGTCCGATGAAGACTACCATTTCCCTTGGATTCTCTTTGTTCCGTTCGGGGTGATGTTCGTGTCGAATGCCGCGTTGATTTTTACGCTGGGAAATTCTGTAAATGCAGAACCATTGACCTCGAATCCTGCGCTTGTGCCGATCATTGCGACTTACGGAACTTTTTTAATTTGTTCGTTGATCGTGGCTTGCAAGGCTCCGAAAGTCGGGTATTTTCCCGTGCACAATGCGACGCTCATTAAACGCGGCATGATCCTGTTCTTTTGCTGTGATGCGTGCGTGGGAATTTCCCTGGCGACAGGCCCGGATTACAGTGTTCAGGAGCATGTGGCGACCATTGCGAATAATTTTGTGTGGTATTTTTACACGCCGGCTTTGATTCTGCTAGCCCGCAGCGGATTTAAATCGGCGAATTTGGAACATTCGTAA
- a CDS encoding Panacea domain-containing protein, translating to MKTLEQIQKIENVILYVLQKFDDGVDYIKLFKIIYFAQRDYLCRFGKTLIPETFKARMHGPIPTLTDKVIKNVEDGVGDDFPDLKEFMESIKVIDQKVYALRKPNLDFIAKKERECLDKWFDYCKDRRSYDLSEESHDDVYHNVVARSKKDPQQDIMTNIDIAMSGHASDKMIEYIREKELLVAELA from the coding sequence ATGAAGACTCTAGAGCAAATACAGAAAATAGAGAATGTAATACTGTATGTATTGCAGAAGTTTGATGACGGCGTGGACTACATCAAGCTTTTCAAGATTATCTATTTTGCCCAGAGGGATTACCTGTGCCGTTTTGGCAAGACTCTCATCCCGGAAACATTCAAGGCCAGGATGCATGGCCCGATTCCGACATTGACTGACAAGGTCATAAAGAATGTTGAAGATGGGGTGGGTGACGATTTTCCCGATTTGAAGGAGTTCATGGAGTCCATCAAGGTTATCGACCAAAAGGTCTATGCCTTGAGAAAGCCGAATCTGGATTTTATCGCAAAGAAGGAACGCGAGTGCCTCGACAAGTGGTTTGATTACTGCAAAGACAGAAGGTCCTATGACCTGTCCGAGGAATCTCACGATGATGTTTACCATAATGTCGTTGCAAGGTCCAAAAAGGATCCTCAGCAAGACATTATGACGAACATTGACATTGCGATGTCCGGTCACGCTTCCGACAAGATGATCGAGTATATTCGCGAAAAAGAACTTCTTGTCGCTGAGCTTGCATAG
- a CDS encoding NAD(P)/FAD-dependent oxidoreductase, with protein MLDNEYDVVVIGAGPGGSVAARNLARFGYKTLLLEKRERIGYPVRCGEASTNLADLETYGPIDEDCIETIINGLFIYGPDGVNIEVPKPNMGLMLNRLKFDPWLAHLAANDGVEVVTCARATSVSEVQGDCRIVCVSLGQGDGNGKVTETSTQEIRAKMVVGADGVESQIGRMVGLKSGQLPNLTCTGVDIEVKGLLTKPDYLTFWQGHDFINDGYIWSFPKQRSDVTNFGAGFIVPNKPGPNIYEVTLEWLEKLFPGAKINHTVGGLVPVSGFLKQYTLDRFALVGDAAHHTNPLTGGGIAAAMRAGRFCAQRVDEGFKAHDLSQKFLQGYEKHCYSYFGRMHDFELKFRKFLLALNKPDQIELYKVLQGFALSGYKKRAFLKTPIQTTKYLYRFLKFKG; from the coding sequence ATGCTCGATAACGAATATGATGTTGTTGTGATTGGGGCGGGCCCTGGCGGATCTGTTGCAGCACGTAATCTGGCTCGCTTTGGGTATAAAACTCTGCTACTAGAAAAGCGTGAACGTATCGGCTATCCGGTGCGCTGCGGAGAGGCGAGTACAAACCTTGCCGATTTAGAGACCTACGGCCCGATCGATGAAGACTGCATTGAAACGATTATCAACGGTCTTTTTATTTACGGTCCGGACGGGGTGAATATTGAAGTTCCCAAGCCGAATATGGGCTTGATGTTGAACCGCCTCAAGTTTGATCCATGGCTTGCGCACCTTGCTGCAAACGACGGTGTGGAAGTGGTAACCTGCGCCCGTGCGACTTCGGTCAGCGAAGTGCAGGGCGATTGCCGCATTGTCTGCGTTTCGCTGGGGCAGGGCGACGGCAACGGTAAAGTAACGGAAACTTCGACACAGGAAATCCGTGCGAAGATGGTCGTCGGTGCCGATGGCGTTGAAAGTCAGATCGGTCGCATGGTGGGCCTCAAGTCCGGCCAGCTGCCGAATTTGACCTGCACCGGCGTCGATATAGAAGTCAAGGGGCTTTTGACAAAACCGGATTATTTGACCTTTTGGCAGGGACACGATTTTATCAATGACGGTTACATTTGGAGCTTCCCCAAGCAGCGTTCGGATGTGACAAATTTTGGCGCGGGCTTCATTGTGCCGAACAAGCCTGGTCCAAACATTTACGAAGTCACGCTCGAATGGCTCGAAAAACTTTTCCCGGGTGCGAAGATCAACCACACGGTCGGCGGACTCGTTCCGGTTTCGGGATTCTTGAAACAGTACACGCTGGATCGCTTCGCTCTCGTCGGCGACGCAGCGCATCACACGAACCCGCTTACGGGCGGCGGAATTGCGGCCGCCATGCGTGCCGGTCGCTTCTGCGCACAGCGGGTCGATGAAGGTTTCAAGGCTCACGACTTAAGCCAAAAGTTCTTGCAGGGTTACGAAAAGCACTGCTACAGCTACTTCGGTCGCATGCATGACTTTGAACTCAAATTCCGCAAGTTCCTGCTTGCGCTGAACAAGCCGGACCAGATCGAACTTTACAAGGTTCTGCAAGGCTTTGCACTCAGTGGATACAAAAAACGTGCCTTCCTCAAAACGCCGATTCAGACGACCAAGTATCTGTATCGCTTCCTCAAGTTCAAGGGTTAA
- a CDS encoding 4Fe-4S binding protein, with translation MKKLVHDREKCLECAGCVGVCPFGALDMFGLDLQIDAEKCKRCGLCTRACPVGALKLKEVGDAR, from the coding sequence ATGAAGAAGCTTGTCCATGATCGCGAAAAGTGCCTCGAATGTGCGGGCTGTGTCGGAGTATGTCCGTTTGGCGCGCTCGACATGTTTGGACTGGATTTGCAAATCGATGCAGAAAAGTGCAAACGTTGCGGTCTCTGCACGCGCGCCTGCCCCGTCGGGGCTTTAAAACTCAAAGAGGTCGGCGATGCTCGATAA
- a CDS encoding DUF7724 family protein: MVNSKALLSNDGEYISFSFNGRTIRFKGPYSLVRIARVKEWDNGYLVVDAVYSHSQDKLVEDYIDMVPILENLYIDPKLFLKPIKSVEVENVRATA, from the coding sequence ATGGTCAATTCAAAGGCGCTCCTGTCGAATGACGGGGAGTACATATCTTTCTCGTTTAACGGACGGACAATCCGGTTCAAGGGCCCGTATAGTCTTGTTCGGATAGCGAGGGTCAAGGAATGGGACAACGGCTACCTTGTGGTCGATGCCGTCTATAGCCATAGCCAGGATAAGCTTGTCGAAGATTATATTGACATGGTTCCGATACTGGAAAACCTTTATATTGATCCGAAGCTTTTCTTGAAACCGATAAAGTCCGTTGAGGTGGAAAATGTCCGAGCTACAGCTTAA
- a CDS encoding AAA family ATPase produces MIPGKVRSKEDHILKTDKQNLLKFAAIYGANAAGKSNLIKAMAFYRDCALIGAFPMQASDMYCKNDSSNKDKPSYFEAEFTIDDEVFAYGFEVILSTGVFVSEWLCKLSPTKEEYLFKKEDAQHKYIFGGPLEKNEMLKVLVSSFAGSNGLFLNFINRTMAGFYKTNPKAEVLRSAFNWIVRNLDINFPANPLSTSSFLANEEALCQASKLLKAFGTGIEDVKSVQVPLEKVAPFIPPHWLQDMEKQMELSNTPKNDIFIRDRNEIFVVKMERGKRDKAYSIQFKHNFQNATLFKMAEESDGTARLFDLLEILLSKSSKTYVIDELDRCLHPCLSYQFVKAFFEYSKNRNVQLIVTTHESRLMDFDLLRRDEIWFVDKDQSGASNIYSLEEYNERFDKKIDKAYLEGRYGGVPLFNFKS; encoded by the coding sequence ATGATTCCCGGGAAAGTCCGTAGCAAAGAAGACCACATTCTCAAGACCGATAAGCAGAACCTTCTTAAGTTTGCCGCTATTTACGGCGCTAACGCGGCAGGGAAATCCAACCTGATTAAGGCGATGGCTTTTTATAGGGACTGCGCCTTGATTGGCGCCTTCCCAATGCAAGCGTCCGATATGTACTGCAAAAACGATTCCAGCAACAAAGATAAGCCTAGCTACTTTGAAGCTGAATTTACCATCGATGACGAAGTTTTTGCGTATGGTTTTGAAGTCATTTTAAGCACCGGAGTTTTTGTTTCGGAATGGCTTTGCAAACTAAGCCCCACTAAGGAAGAGTATCTCTTCAAAAAAGAGGACGCTCAGCACAAATACATATTTGGCGGACCGCTCGAAAAGAACGAAATGCTAAAAGTCTTGGTTTCTAGCTTTGCCGGAAGCAATGGCCTGTTTTTGAATTTCATCAACCGCACCATGGCTGGTTTTTACAAGACCAACCCCAAGGCAGAAGTTCTGCGTTCAGCATTCAACTGGATCGTGCGCAACTTGGACATCAACTTCCCAGCAAACCCGCTTTCGACTTCTTCATTCCTTGCAAACGAAGAGGCTCTTTGTCAAGCTTCGAAACTGCTAAAGGCATTCGGCACTGGAATCGAAGATGTCAAGTCCGTTCAGGTTCCCCTGGAAAAAGTCGCTCCGTTCATTCCGCCACATTGGCTCCAAGATATGGAAAAACAGATGGAGTTGAGTAATACTCCCAAGAACGACATTTTCATCAGGGATAGAAATGAAATCTTCGTCGTGAAAATGGAACGCGGGAAACGGGACAAGGCGTATTCCATCCAGTTCAAGCATAACTTCCAGAATGCAACCTTGTTCAAGATGGCCGAAGAATCCGACGGCACCGCGCGTCTTTTCGACCTCCTAGAAATATTGCTTTCCAAATCCAGCAAGACTTATGTTATCGATGAACTGGACCGTTGCCTGCATCCATGCCTTTCGTATCAGTTCGTGAAGGCGTTCTTTGAATATTCCAAGAACCGCAACGTCCAATTAATTGTAACCACCCATGAATCACGTCTGATGGACTTTGATTTGTTGCGTCGTGACGAAATCTGGTTTGTCGACAAAGACCAGAGCGGAGCAAGCAACATCTACTCGCTGGAAGAATACAACGAACGCTTTGACAAGAAAATAGACAAGGCGTATCTCGAAGGACGCTATGGCGGCGTGCCGCTGTTTAATTTTAAGTCGTAA
- a CDS encoding glycogen/starch/alpha-glucan phosphorylase — protein sequence MAKKEKAKTNLEVLGNTVEAFKKAFDDHIHHTLARDEHTVTKHEKFLAVAYSVRDRLIDRWIKTQETYYEKDVKRVYYLSLEFLIGRTLGNSVLNLDVEKAVEEAVDELGMTLEELREEEVDAGLGNGGLGRLAACFLDSMATLELPATGMGIRYEYGMFNQKIKDGQQEELPDNWLRLPNPWEIARPANSIKVPFGGYVISWTDEKGKLRNRWETKDYVIALPYDTPIPGYRNNTVNNLRLWSAQSADEFGLAYFNNGDYLAAVQDMELSETISKVLYPNDTSVNGKILRLRQQYFLCSASLQDIVRRFKKSHEGEWKLFPEKVAIQLNDTHPAISIAELMRILLDEEGLEWDEAWDITTHTFAYTNHTLMPEALEKWPVSFFEKLLPRHLQIIYEINSRFLAKVALKWPGDTARLTRMSLIQEGNEKMIRMAYLSIVGSFAVNGVAALHSDLLRTSLFKDFYEFWPEKFNNKTNGVTPRRWVRKADPAMSELVSSKIGDGWVKDLDEIKKLEKFADDAKFRKQFLAVKLENKKRLAAYLKRTQNVDVNVNTLFDIQVKRIHEYKRQLLNILHAIHLYLEIKDGKKITPRTIMIGGKAAPGYWMAKQIIRLANAVSAIIDSDPDCKGKLQMVFLENYRVSFAEKIIPAAELSEQISTAGTEASGTGNMKFAMNGALTIGTLDGANVEMREVIGADNFFLFGLTVEEVQDILAKGYRPRDYYEKDDDLRRVLDLITSGFFCPDHPESFRPIVDKLLSSDPFLLLADYRSYIECQEQVAKAYEDQDKWAKMAILNVARMGKFSSDRTIDEYAKEIWHAKACPISLK from the coding sequence ATGGCAAAAAAAGAAAAGGCAAAGACCAATCTTGAAGTTTTGGGCAATACCGTGGAAGCTTTCAAGAAGGCTTTTGACGATCACATTCATCATACGCTCGCCCGTGACGAACATACGGTGACGAAGCATGAAAAGTTTTTGGCGGTCGCTTACTCCGTTCGTGACCGCTTGATTGACCGCTGGATCAAGACCCAGGAAACCTACTATGAAAAGGACGTCAAGCGCGTCTATTACCTCTCCCTCGAATTCTTGATCGGTCGTACGCTCGGCAACTCCGTGTTGAACCTCGACGTGGAAAAGGCTGTGGAAGAAGCTGTCGATGAACTCGGCATGACTCTTGAAGAACTTCGTGAAGAAGAAGTCGACGCAGGTCTCGGTAACGGTGGTCTCGGTCGTCTCGCCGCTTGCTTCCTCGACTCCATGGCAACTCTCGAACTGCCGGCTACGGGTATGGGCATTCGTTACGAATACGGTATGTTCAACCAGAAAATCAAGGACGGTCAGCAGGAAGAACTTCCGGACAACTGGCTCCGTCTTCCGAACCCGTGGGAAATCGCCCGTCCGGCAAACTCGATCAAGGTTCCGTTCGGCGGCTACGTCATTTCTTGGACCGACGAAAAGGGCAAGCTTCGCAACCGTTGGGAAACGAAGGACTACGTGATCGCTCTCCCGTACGATACCCCGATTCCGGGTTACCGCAACAACACGGTGAACAACCTCCGCCTTTGGAGCGCTCAGAGCGCCGACGAATTCGGCCTCGCTTACTTCAACAACGGTGACTACCTCGCCGCCGTGCAGGACATGGAACTCTCCGAAACGATTTCGAAGGTTCTGTATCCGAACGACACTTCCGTGAACGGTAAGATCCTCCGTCTCCGTCAGCAGTACTTCCTCTGCTCCGCTTCCTTGCAGGACATTGTCCGTCGCTTCAAAAAATCTCACGAAGGCGAATGGAAGCTTTTCCCAGAAAAGGTTGCTATTCAGTTGAACGACACGCACCCGGCAATCTCCATTGCGGAACTCATGCGCATTCTCCTTGACGAAGAAGGTCTTGAATGGGATGAAGCATGGGACATCACGACGCACACGTTCGCTTATACGAACCATACGCTCATGCCGGAAGCTCTTGAAAAATGGCCGGTCAGTTTCTTCGAAAAGCTCCTCCCGCGTCACCTTCAGATCATTTACGAAATCAACTCCCGCTTCCTTGCCAAGGTCGCTCTCAAGTGGCCGGGCGACACCGCTCGCCTCACCCGCATGTCCTTGATCCAGGAAGGCAACGAAAAGATGATCCGCATGGCGTACCTGTCCATCGTCGGCTCTTTTGCTGTCAACGGTGTTGCGGCTCTCCACAGTGATTTGCTCAGGACGAGCCTCTTCAAGGACTTCTACGAATTCTGGCCGGAAAAGTTCAACAACAAGACGAACGGTGTGACACCGCGTCGTTGGGTTCGCAAGGCTGACCCGGCAATGTCTGAACTCGTCTCTTCCAAGATCGGCGACGGCTGGGTCAAGGATCTCGACGAAATCAAGAAGCTCGAAAAGTTCGCTGACGATGCCAAGTTCCGCAAGCAATTCCTGGCGGTGAAGCTTGAAAACAAGAAGCGCCTCGCCGCTTACCTCAAGCGCACTCAGAACGTGGATGTCAACGTGAATACTTTGTTCGACATCCAGGTGAAGCGTATCCACGAATACAAGCGTCAGCTGTTGAACATTCTTCACGCCATTCACCTTTACCTTGAAATCAAGGACGGCAAGAAGATCACTCCGCGTACGATTATGATCGGCGGTAAGGCGGCTCCGGGTTATTGGATGGCCAAGCAGATCATCCGTCTTGCAAACGCCGTGAGCGCGATTATCGACAGCGATCCGGATTGCAAGGGCAAGCTCCAGATGGTGTTCCTCGAAAACTACCGCGTGAGCTTTGCAGAAAAGATCATCCCGGCTGCAGAACTCTCCGAACAGATTTCTACAGCAGGTACGGAAGCTTCCGGTACCGGCAACATGAAGTTCGCGATGAATGGCGCTCTCACCATCGGTACTCTTGACGGCGCGAACGTAGAAATGCGTGAAGTCATTGGCGCCGACAACTTCTTCCTCTTTGGTCTTACCGTGGAAGAGGTTCAGGACATTCTCGCCAAGGGTTACCGCCCGCGTGATTACTACGAAAAGGACGATGACCTCCGTCGCGTTCTCGACCTCATCACGAGCGGTTTCTTCTGCCCGGACCATCCGGAATCCTTCCGCCCGATCGTCGACAAGCTCCTTTCGAGCGACCCGTTCCTTCTTCTTGCCGATTACCGTTCCTACATCGAATGCCAGGAACAGGTGGCAAAGGCTTACGAAGATCAGGATAAGTGGGCCAAGATGGCGATCCTCAACGTGGCTCGCATGGGCAAATTCAGCTCTGACCGTACCATTGATGAATACGCGAAGGAAATTTGGCACGCGAAGGCTTGCCCGATTTCCCTCAAGTAA
- a CDS encoding arginase family protein, whose product MQTVIMNFTRIYEDQEFCKGPDFQWIHCEEMQGTDCYLDPDTENKLRKEISAFPLHGLHFIDSGNTHYMSKLWTDRIQEPFTLLVFDHHSDMKDPLFDGILSCGNWIKASLDKNPNLKKLILLGVGDDHVSEIDSKYLPRMDILKQGECIHPDFAHLFTFDKDFFKYPIYISIDKDVLLEKIVHTNWDGGSFTLQNLFKILSKIFEKGKVLGVDICGEPSEQDEEQVLLYEAESDRVNGELVKFFSRYQPVRSIC is encoded by the coding sequence ATGCAAACTGTGATAATGAACTTTACCCGAATTTACGAAGATCAAGAGTTTTGCAAAGGTCCCGATTTTCAATGGATCCACTGCGAAGAAATGCAGGGAACCGACTGCTATCTCGATCCCGATACCGAAAACAAACTGCGCAAGGAAATCTCCGCATTCCCGCTACACGGGCTGCACTTTATCGACTCGGGCAACACGCATTACATGAGCAAGCTCTGGACAGATCGCATCCAGGAACCATTTACGCTTCTCGTTTTCGATCATCACTCCGATATGAAGGATCCTCTCTTTGACGGCATCCTTTCTTGTGGCAATTGGATCAAAGCCTCTCTCGATAAAAATCCGAATCTGAAAAAATTGATTCTACTTGGAGTTGGTGACGATCACGTTTCAGAAATCGATTCCAAGTACTTGCCGCGAATGGACATTTTAAAACAAGGCGAATGCATCCATCCGGATTTCGCCCACCTCTTTACCTTTGACAAGGATTTTTTCAAGTACCCGATTTACATTTCAATCGACAAGGATGTTCTACTCGAAAAGATCGTGCACACGAATTGGGACGGGGGCAGCTTTACCTTGCAAAACCTGTTCAAGATTCTTTCTAAGATTTTTGAAAAGGGAAAGGTTTTAGGCGTCGACATTTGCGGAGAACCTTCCGAACAAGATGAAGAACAGGTTCTTCTGTACGAAGCGGAAAGCGACCGCGTCAATGGCGAATTGGTAAAATTCTTTTCCCGGTATCAACCCGTTCGTTCCATTTGTTGA
- a CDS encoding DUF4160 domain-containing protein, with protein MPKYFPFKIAGYYLYFTMACIVECIHAHASDSKLTETGSAKLVIKSDGDTIVQKRGTLSDKELAIIQKYIKNNYLTMFEMWSQYSEHGFFGENK; from the coding sequence ATGCCGAAGTATTTCCCTTTCAAAATCGCGGGCTACTATCTCTATTTCACGATGGCGTGTATCGTCGAATGTATCCACGCACACGCGAGCGATTCGAAACTGACAGAAACGGGCTCTGCGAAACTTGTCATCAAGTCGGATGGTGATACGATTGTCCAAAAACGCGGGACGCTTTCCGATAAAGAACTTGCGATTATCCAGAAATACATCAAGAACAACTATCTGACGATGTTCGAGATGTGGTCGCAGTATTCGGAACATGGATTCTTCGGCGAAAATAAATAG